ACGTGTGCCAGATGTTTCCGGTGTTCCGCGTGTTCCTTCTCCACGAAGTACGTGTTCACGGCAGTGATCAGAATCGCAGGCGCGGCAGCCCACAGCGCGATCTTAAACCACAAGTCGGAAGTGCCCTTTGCGTGAGTCTGCGTCGCCTGAAGGCTCTCCCGGAACGCCTTCGCGGCCACGGCGTCAGGAGCGCCAAAAGCTGGCTTCAAAGCGTAGCTGGGCAGCTTCCCACCCGTAGTGTACCTCCGTACTATACTCGATCTCGCAAGCAGTTTATTCATAgttgttgtgttgtgttgtgtgtgATGATGTGATGATATGAGGTGCTTCGAGGGGTTGAATTTAAAcgtttttttatattttttttctgagGCGAAAAATCCGTTTTGCCGCTATTGGCGGAG
This DNA window, taken from Huiozyma naganishii CBS 8797 chromosome 7, complete genome, encodes the following:
- the COX13 gene encoding cytochrome c oxidase subunit VIa (similar to Saccharomyces cerevisiae COX13 (YGL191W); ancestral locus Anc_8.151) yields the protein MNKLLARSSIVRRYTTGGKLPSYALKPAFGAPDAVAAKAFRESLQATQTHAKGTSDLWFKIALWAAAPAILITAVNTYFVEKEHAEHRKHLAHVPDEDWPHDYEFMNQRHKPFFWGNGDKSLFWNPIVNRHIEHD